One region of Prosthecobacter debontii genomic DNA includes:
- a CDS encoding circadian clock KaiB family protein: MKKSASSKSAVKKGNKNTDEPKKVTASRLPTAKKTASKKTKAKDIWNLRLYVAGQTPKSLTAFSNLKKICEEFLPGRYEIEVVDLMKNPHLAQSDQIVALPTLVRKLPEPIKRVIGDLSNTSRVTVGIDMESIASA; this comes from the coding sequence ATGAAAAAATCTGCATCTTCGAAGTCGGCCGTTAAAAAAGGCAATAAGAACACCGATGAGCCCAAAAAAGTGACGGCATCGCGTCTGCCAACAGCTAAGAAAACAGCCTCTAAAAAAACCAAGGCGAAGGACATCTGGAATCTCAGACTCTACGTCGCAGGCCAGACGCCGAAATCCTTGACGGCTTTTTCCAACTTGAAGAAAATTTGTGAAGAATTTCTTCCAGGGCGCTACGAGATTGAAGTGGTGGATTTGATGAAAAACCCCCACTTGGCTCAGAGTGACCAAATTGTGGCCTTACCCACTCTCGTGCGAAAGTTACCCGAACCGATCAAACGAGTCATCGGTGATTTGTCGAACACTTCGCGAGTGACGGTGGGAATCGATATGGAAAGTATCGCTTCCGCATGA
- the kaiC gene encoding circadian clock protein KaiC — translation MAKSRAKLLPRLEKAPTGITGFDQITEGGLPKGRPTLICGSAGCGKSLFATEFLIRGALAYNEPGVLMTFEETADDIRKNVASLGFDIDELVAQKKLIIDHVHVERNEIEENGEYDLEGLFIRLGYAIDSIGAKRVMLDTIETLFSGLTNQAILRSELRRLFGWLKDKGMSTVITGERGDGTLTRQGLEEYVSDCVVLLDHRVHGQISTRRLRVVKYRGSMHGTNEYPFLIDDKGISVLPITNSAMDYDVSNERVSSGIPALDTMLDGQGYYRGSTILLSGTAGTGKSSVCAHLAHETCKRGERCLYFSFEESPAQILRNMKSIGINLAPYLKSGLLEIHSARPTVHGLEMHLVRMHKMIEEMKPQTVIVDPVSNLRNAGTGEESTTMLSRLIEYLRTNHITAFLATLTTPGGSLEHTDEGLSSIVDTWLLLRDIEIGGERNRLMYVLKSRGMAHSNQVREFVITKKGISLVPVYLGQGGVLTGSARLSQEAKEKEEEQTLQNELGRKRRALLHRRKTLEAQIATLQAEMLGEEEEFERLAGYEADRSKQLLKNRLQMETSRVGAQKVQSSAL, via the coding sequence ATGGCTAAATCACGCGCTAAACTTCTGCCACGCCTTGAAAAGGCACCTACTGGGATCACTGGCTTCGATCAAATTACCGAAGGCGGTTTGCCCAAGGGGAGGCCAACTCTTATCTGCGGCTCGGCAGGCTGCGGGAAGTCTTTGTTTGCGACGGAGTTTCTCATTCGAGGGGCCTTAGCCTACAATGAGCCCGGTGTGCTCATGACCTTTGAGGAGACGGCGGATGATATTCGGAAGAACGTCGCCTCTTTAGGGTTCGATATCGACGAGCTCGTGGCCCAAAAAAAGCTGATCATCGATCATGTGCATGTGGAGCGGAATGAGATCGAAGAGAATGGCGAGTATGACTTGGAGGGTCTCTTCATCCGACTGGGTTATGCCATCGACAGCATCGGCGCTAAGCGGGTGATGCTGGATACGATTGAGACTCTTTTCTCCGGCTTAACCAATCAGGCCATTCTACGTTCTGAGCTACGTCGCCTCTTTGGCTGGCTCAAGGACAAAGGCATGTCCACCGTGATCACCGGCGAGCGTGGTGATGGCACCCTGACTCGACAGGGGTTGGAGGAATATGTGTCGGATTGTGTGGTTCTGCTGGATCACCGGGTTCATGGTCAGATTTCGACCCGACGGCTACGCGTGGTGAAGTATCGCGGTTCGATGCACGGAACCAATGAATATCCGTTTTTGATCGATGATAAAGGCATCTCGGTGCTTCCCATTACCAACAGCGCGATGGACTACGATGTGTCCAATGAGCGCGTAAGCTCAGGCATCCCAGCGCTGGATACCATGCTGGATGGCCAAGGTTACTACCGCGGCAGCACCATTCTGCTGAGCGGCACGGCCGGCACCGGGAAGAGCAGCGTTTGTGCGCATTTGGCCCATGAAACCTGCAAGCGGGGTGAGCGCTGTCTGTATTTCTCCTTTGAGGAATCTCCGGCTCAGATTCTGCGCAACATGAAATCCATCGGCATCAATTTGGCGCCCTATCTGAAGAGTGGCCTATTGGAAATTCATTCAGCTCGCCCAACGGTGCATGGATTGGAAATGCACTTGGTGCGGATGCATAAAATGATCGAAGAGATGAAGCCGCAGACGGTGATTGTGGACCCGGTTTCGAACCTGCGAAATGCGGGCACGGGAGAGGAGTCTACGACGATGCTGTCTCGATTGATTGAGTATCTACGGACCAACCATATCACGGCCTTCTTAGCTACGCTGACGACGCCCGGGGGGAGCCTCGAGCATACCGATGAAGGCTTGAGTTCTATCGTGGACACCTGGCTCTTGCTGCGAGACATCGAGATCGGCGGGGAACGGAATCGCCTGATGTACGTTTTAAAATCGCGTGGTATGGCTCACTCGAATCAGGTCCGTGAATTCGTCATCACGAAGAAAGGCATTTCACTGGTGCCGGTGTACCTCGGACAAGGTGGTGTACTCACCGGCTCAGCGCGCCTTTCTCAAGAGGCCAAAGAGAAAGAGGAAGAACAGACGCTTCAAAACGAATTGGGCCGCAAACGTCGGGCGTTGCTTCATCGGCGAAAAACTCTGGAAGCTCAGATCGCCACGTTGCAGGCAGAGATGTTGGGGGAGGAAGAAGAGTTTGAGAGGTTGGCCGGCTATGAGGCGGATCGAAGCAAGCAATTGTTGAAAAACCGTCTTCAAATGGAGACATCACGTGTCGGTGCCCAAAAAGTTCAATCATCCGCTCTGTAA
- a CDS encoding sensor histidine kinase — translation MPAVFLVFSDRHDVARAAAKGGLERAFGDGLELIEVASVDEFFLAPSRASCDLLVLICPELSEFELALNGASPEAGVSYPVVALGEGIVSSGLTVIPSEDWHAPLLAQVFRGALQTHSLIRENECLRGDLMTFARRVSHDLRANLSGILATAELLKDILSEHSEEDAALTMPLFDCTQAVLKLIERTSQVARATAEHRLKEEVDMAQAVWAGRQSAEQAAVKSRIQMNEPEDWPQVHGVLAWLEVVWANLLQLAVQRSKSGASVELHWEEKEHEFLFTVRDHGPDLTLEQCAALMWPFDKLHQGHSTKQWNLPIARRLVELQKGEFGCEPIPEGGARFFFTLPKESPTADTAA, via the coding sequence ATGCCTGCCGTCTTCCTCGTGTTTTCAGACCGTCATGATGTGGCGCGAGCCGCTGCAAAGGGAGGGTTGGAGCGAGCTTTTGGGGACGGCCTTGAATTGATCGAGGTGGCTTCGGTGGATGAATTTTTTCTGGCTCCCTCCCGTGCGTCCTGCGACTTGCTCGTGCTGATTTGTCCCGAGTTGAGCGAGTTCGAATTAGCACTGAACGGAGCTTCGCCTGAGGCCGGAGTGTCTTACCCCGTCGTGGCTTTGGGCGAAGGCATTGTGAGTTCAGGGCTCACGGTCATTCCCTCCGAAGACTGGCACGCGCCGCTTTTGGCACAGGTTTTTCGCGGTGCACTTCAGACACACAGCTTGATTCGAGAAAACGAGTGTTTACGCGGAGATCTGATGACGTTTGCCCGACGCGTCAGCCATGATTTGCGGGCTAACTTGAGCGGGATCTTAGCCACGGCTGAACTCCTGAAAGATATTCTCTCCGAGCATTCGGAGGAAGATGCGGCTTTGACTATGCCCTTGTTTGATTGCACCCAGGCAGTCTTAAAACTGATCGAGCGAACGAGTCAGGTCGCTAGGGCCACGGCGGAACATCGCCTGAAGGAAGAAGTGGATATGGCACAAGCTGTCTGGGCTGGACGACAATCGGCCGAACAAGCTGCCGTGAAATCGCGAATCCAAATGAACGAACCCGAAGACTGGCCGCAAGTGCATGGGGTGCTCGCTTGGCTGGAAGTGGTATGGGCGAATCTCCTGCAACTGGCTGTGCAGCGCTCCAAGTCGGGGGCGTCGGTGGAATTACATTGGGAGGAGAAAGAGCACGAATTCTTATTTACGGTCCGAGATCACGGACCCGACCTGACCTTGGAGCAATGTGCCGCACTGATGTGGCCTTTTGACAAATTGCATCAGGGACACAGTACGAAACAATGGAACCTTCCCATCGCCCGTCGGCTGGTCGAGCTGCAAAAAGGAGAGTTCGGCTGTGAACCTATCCCCGAAGGCGGGGCCCGGTTCTTTTTTACACTGCCGAAAGAGTCTCCTACCGCAGACACCGCCGCATGA
- a CDS encoding circadian clock KaiB family protein → MATKHTTKGRASRATTKKGKAPPTDVISSTDDFETLILQGSQSGHYVLKLYVTGTTPRAAQAVASIRTLCEEYLRGRYDLEVIDIYQQPGAAAVEQIIAAPTLIKQEPAPARRIVGNLGDKDKILLSLNIKPDGTEKGENEPTRWIKV, encoded by the coding sequence ATGGCCACAAAACACACCACCAAGGGCCGTGCTAGCCGGGCGACCACCAAGAAAGGCAAGGCGCCTCCAACCGATGTCATTTCCAGTACGGACGACTTTGAGACGCTGATCCTGCAGGGAAGTCAGAGCGGGCACTACGTTTTGAAATTATATGTGACAGGCACAACCCCCCGGGCAGCGCAGGCAGTCGCCTCCATCCGTACTCTGTGTGAAGAATATCTTCGGGGTCGTTACGATCTGGAAGTGATTGACATTTATCAACAGCCGGGAGCCGCTGCTGTTGAGCAAATCATTGCCGCTCCGACCTTGATCAAACAGGAGCCGGCACCGGCGCGAAGGATCGTTGGTAATCTGGGCGATAAGGACAAAATCTTGCTCAGTTTGAACATCAAACCGGATGGAACTGAGAAGGGAGAAAATGAGCCGACGCGCTGGATCAAAGTATGA
- a CDS encoding ATP-binding protein — MKSKKVISKPAAPSPSEKGAGAKARNLVIAKADLELLQDHLREAQETLEAIRNGDVDAVVVSGSHGSQVYSLSGAEQPYRVYVEQMQEGAVTVAADGLILYSNQRFADMTGVLLERVISSQIHQHIPLSAWEDLAGVFELSQGAIKHECQLHHVDGGFRPVNLTASRLPLEDQSIMCLVVTDLTSQKEREELRLGKEGAEKANLAKDAFLAALSHELRTPLTPALMATMALEQDLSLPEGARATLSMIRRNVELEARLIDDLLDLTRIVQGKLELHVKKVDVHTTIRRALEICEADIQTKKQEVRIVFDAVRYQLTADPVRLQQALWNVIRNAVKFTPQRGTITIHTSNPTAKTIRVEVIDTGVGFTPSIQASMFKPFEQGGREITRRFGGLGLGLAISHSIMEAHEGSICGVSEGPNRGASFTLEMPLKAVSKESRLQKAGGKGKSDGPKLRILLAEDHDDTRSSMTHLLRRGGHHVVAAESASRALELAGQEKFDLVISDLGLPDLSGLELMRRLREGYGLKGIAVSGYGMEEDIRRSFEAGFGFHLTKPIHMERLRQAIAHLVGDHF, encoded by the coding sequence ATGAAAAGTAAGAAGGTCATCTCCAAGCCTGCGGCCCCTTCTCCGTCGGAGAAGGGGGCAGGGGCCAAGGCACGAAACCTTGTCATCGCCAAAGCCGACTTGGAGCTTTTGCAGGATCATCTGCGAGAGGCACAAGAGACCTTGGAGGCGATTCGTAACGGAGATGTGGACGCCGTAGTGGTCAGTGGCAGTCACGGCAGCCAAGTTTACAGCTTAAGCGGGGCCGAGCAGCCTTATCGTGTGTATGTCGAGCAGATGCAGGAAGGTGCTGTGACGGTCGCCGCAGATGGGTTGATTCTCTACAGCAATCAACGATTTGCTGACATGACCGGGGTGCTGTTGGAACGCGTCATCAGTTCCCAAATCCACCAGCACATTCCACTCTCGGCTTGGGAGGATTTGGCTGGTGTGTTTGAATTGTCGCAGGGGGCAATCAAGCATGAGTGCCAGTTGCATCATGTCGATGGAGGCTTCCGCCCGGTGAATCTGACGGCCAGTCGCTTGCCCTTGGAGGACCAGAGCATCATGTGTCTGGTGGTGACGGATTTGACCAGTCAAAAAGAGCGTGAGGAACTCCGGCTGGGCAAAGAGGGGGCCGAAAAAGCCAACTTAGCCAAAGACGCTTTTTTAGCCGCCTTAAGCCATGAGCTGCGCACACCTTTGACACCAGCCCTCATGGCGACGATGGCGCTGGAGCAGGATCTGTCTTTGCCCGAAGGCGCACGTGCCACGCTGAGTATGATCCGGCGTAATGTGGAACTGGAAGCACGTCTCATCGATGACTTACTGGATCTAACGCGCATTGTGCAAGGCAAACTGGAACTGCACGTGAAAAAAGTGGATGTGCATACGACGATCCGTCGTGCTTTGGAAATTTGCGAGGCAGATATTCAGACCAAAAAACAGGAGGTGCGCATCGTCTTCGATGCGGTTCGTTATCAACTGACGGCAGATCCTGTCCGCCTTCAGCAGGCTCTGTGGAATGTCATACGCAATGCGGTGAAATTCACCCCTCAGAGAGGCACGATCACGATTCATACCAGTAACCCGACGGCGAAAACGATACGGGTTGAAGTCATCGACACGGGCGTGGGGTTCACTCCCTCGATTCAAGCGTCCATGTTCAAGCCCTTTGAGCAAGGCGGACGTGAGATCACGCGGCGTTTTGGTGGTCTCGGTCTGGGGTTAGCCATTAGCCATTCCATCATGGAAGCGCATGAAGGAAGCATTTGCGGAGTCAGTGAAGGGCCCAACCGAGGGGCCTCTTTCACCCTGGAGATGCCGTTAAAAGCGGTTTCCAAAGAATCGCGTCTTCAGAAAGCGGGCGGCAAAGGAAAAAGCGACGGTCCGAAGTTACGAATCTTATTGGCGGAAGATCATGACGACACCCGCTCAAGCATGACGCACCTTTTGCGCCGAGGAGGACATCATGTGGTTGCCGCCGAGAGTGCATCCCGCGCCCTGGAGTTGGCCGGACAGGAAAAATTTGATTTGGTGATCAGTGATCTTGGCCTACCGGATCTCAGTGGGTTGGAACTGATGAGGCGGCTGCGTGAAGGTTATGGATTGAAGGGGATCGCCGTCAGCGGATATGGGATGGAGGAAGATATTCGGCGGAGTTTTGAAGCGGGTTTTGGCTTTCATTTAACGAAGCCGATCCACATGGAGAGGTTACGGCAGGCCATCGCTCATTTAGTAGGCGACCACTTTTGA
- a CDS encoding ATP-binding protein — MSEQVDLTNCDREPIHIPGSVQPHAIIVVLEEPSLQVLQVSANAPESLGISQEELLQSSLSDLVDEGMCSYVVEQVLSKSLEASPHYLPPLQIGKNAEPFEALVHRYQGVLILELETWPDKSSAVKEEVYVSLKHTLNQLQGTTSVAEFCQQAAEHVKMFTGFDRVMVYRFADDASGHVIAEARREDLESYLGLHYPASDIPKQARILFVKSQLRLNPDVRYQAIPLVPLLRPDTSAPLDMSYCVSRSMSPIHAEYLQNMGVAASMSISIVVGEELWGLFACHHYSPRYVPHTVRMACEFLAHMLSLQVSSKESDEQHEYKMRLHQQHRLLADAMAMNTEFHTVLNQSKGQTLAGIEADGAALVLNDTVFLRGRTPDENAVKSLALTLVESIEQPVWSTDHVSKVFPQWIGGEDQASGVLAARLSKHIPAFVLWFRLEETQTVKWAGNPFKPVEAGPHGDRLTPRKSFQLWKEEVRGKSRPWLACESDAARMLRQTILETEVRRAEQLARLNAELDERNRQLDSFAYVASHDLKEPLRGISNFSNFLLEDYAAQLDDQGMHYLRTMMRLTERMETLLDSLLYYSRLSRGDLQSRRVDMNASLHDAQEMLVARLRESGAQVHVPRPLPDVYGDADRLSEVLSNLISNAIKYNDKDRAEIEIGWQEDEEEDGPVFYIRDNGIGIAPEHRQLIFQIFKRLHGRQEYGGGVGAGLTIVRKIIERHGGRIWLESRPGEGTTFYFNLGKGAQIP, encoded by the coding sequence ATGTCTGAGCAAGTTGACCTTACCAACTGTGATCGCGAGCCCATCCATATTCCGGGTTCGGTGCAGCCCCATGCCATCATTGTGGTTTTGGAAGAACCTTCGTTGCAGGTGCTGCAGGTCAGCGCGAATGCGCCTGAGAGCCTGGGCATAAGCCAGGAGGAATTGCTCCAGAGTTCGCTGTCCGACCTCGTGGATGAGGGCATGTGTAGCTATGTCGTCGAGCAGGTGTTGTCGAAGAGTTTAGAGGCTTCACCTCACTACCTTCCACCTCTTCAGATCGGGAAAAACGCGGAACCGTTTGAGGCTCTCGTGCATCGCTATCAGGGCGTCTTGATCCTTGAGCTGGAGACATGGCCCGACAAATCGTCAGCGGTGAAAGAGGAAGTGTATGTTTCCCTGAAGCACACCCTGAATCAGCTTCAGGGGACCACTTCTGTGGCGGAGTTTTGCCAGCAGGCCGCGGAGCATGTGAAGATGTTTACCGGGTTTGACCGCGTGATGGTGTATCGGTTTGCCGACGATGCTTCAGGCCATGTCATTGCCGAGGCCCGGAGGGAGGACTTGGAATCCTATCTGGGTTTGCATTATCCGGCCTCGGACATCCCTAAGCAGGCGAGGATACTGTTCGTAAAGTCGCAGCTGCGTTTGAATCCTGATGTCAGATATCAGGCCATTCCCTTGGTGCCTCTCCTGAGACCTGATACGAGTGCGCCTCTGGATATGAGCTACTGTGTGAGCCGCTCCATGTCCCCGATTCACGCGGAGTATCTTCAGAACATGGGGGTGGCTGCCTCCATGTCCATTTCCATCGTCGTTGGAGAAGAACTGTGGGGGCTTTTTGCCTGCCATCACTACTCTCCTCGATATGTGCCCCATACCGTTCGGATGGCCTGCGAGTTTTTGGCACACATGTTGTCTCTCCAGGTGAGTAGCAAGGAGAGTGATGAACAGCATGAGTACAAGATGCGCCTGCACCAGCAGCATCGTCTGCTGGCCGATGCGATGGCCATGAATACTGAATTCCACACTGTGCTGAATCAGAGCAAGGGGCAGACTCTAGCTGGCATCGAAGCGGATGGTGCGGCTTTGGTCTTGAATGATACCGTCTTTCTACGTGGCCGCACGCCGGATGAAAACGCAGTGAAGTCCCTTGCGCTGACTCTCGTGGAAAGCATCGAACAGCCTGTGTGGTCCACAGATCATGTGAGCAAGGTTTTCCCACAGTGGATCGGCGGTGAGGATCAGGCCAGTGGGGTTTTAGCGGCACGACTCTCCAAACACATTCCCGCGTTTGTGCTGTGGTTTCGGCTTGAAGAAACGCAGACGGTGAAGTGGGCGGGGAATCCCTTTAAGCCCGTCGAGGCCGGACCGCATGGGGACCGCCTGACACCGAGAAAATCTTTCCAACTGTGGAAAGAGGAAGTCCGAGGGAAGTCCCGTCCGTGGTTGGCCTGTGAGTCAGATGCGGCCCGGATGCTCCGGCAGACGATCCTGGAAACGGAAGTCAGACGCGCGGAGCAGTTGGCTCGCTTGAATGCAGAACTGGATGAGCGCAACCGTCAGCTCGATTCGTTTGCCTATGTGGCCTCGCATGACTTGAAGGAGCCTCTGCGTGGCATCAGTAATTTTTCCAATTTCCTCCTCGAAGACTACGCAGCTCAGTTGGACGACCAAGGGATGCATTACCTCCGCACGATGATGCGATTGACGGAGCGAATGGAAACTTTGTTGGATTCCTTGCTTTATTATTCCCGGCTTTCCCGTGGAGATCTGCAGTCTAGACGGGTGGATATGAATGCATCCCTTCATGACGCGCAGGAAATGCTTGTGGCCCGGCTGCGAGAAAGTGGGGCGCAGGTACATGTGCCGCGGCCTCTACCGGACGTTTACGGGGATGCGGACCGCCTCAGTGAAGTTCTGTCCAACCTCATCAGTAACGCGATTAAATACAACGATAAAGATCGGGCGGAGATCGAGATCGGATGGCAGGAGGATGAAGAGGAGGACGGACCGGTATTTTATATCCGAGACAATGGAATCGGCATTGCTCCTGAGCACCGGCAGTTGATCTTTCAAATTTTTAAAAGACTTCATGGACGTCAGGAGTATGGTGGGGGAGTCGGTGCAGGGCTTACCATCGTCCGCAAGATTATCGAGCGGCATGGGGGTCGGATCTGGCTGGAGTCTCGCCCAGGCGAGGGAACGACATTTTACTTTAATCTCGGAAAGGGAGCCCAAATTCCATGA
- a CDS encoding biliverdin-producing heme oxygenase yields MTFLQLLKAQTATEHTALEDQLDVVEQFRNRESYVALLKRFFTLYEPLEKELGKAADWQSLGWNFEARRKTSWLETDLRALGLEDEELRKLPFCADMPTLHGDAQAIGCLYVVEGATLGGQLISRLLEQSLQIAPDQGGRFFAGYQNQTGAKWKEFGEWAEAWAARHPQQWLAAVDAARNTFASFSGWLN; encoded by the coding sequence ATGACTTTTCTGCAATTGCTTAAAGCCCAAACCGCCACGGAACACACTGCTCTGGAAGATCAACTGGATGTTGTTGAGCAGTTTCGAAACCGTGAAAGTTACGTTGCGTTATTGAAACGGTTTTTCACTCTTTACGAGCCGTTAGAAAAAGAGTTGGGCAAGGCCGCCGATTGGCAGAGCCTGGGCTGGAACTTTGAGGCACGACGTAAAACATCATGGCTCGAAACCGACCTGAGAGCTCTTGGTTTGGAGGACGAGGAGCTGAGGAAGCTGCCTTTCTGTGCTGATATGCCGACATTGCACGGCGATGCTCAAGCGATTGGGTGCTTGTACGTTGTCGAAGGAGCGACATTAGGGGGGCAATTGATCTCGAGGTTGCTGGAACAATCCCTGCAAATTGCTCCTGATCAGGGAGGGCGTTTTTTTGCCGGGTATCAGAATCAAACGGGAGCCAAGTGGAAAGAATTCGGTGAGTGGGCGGAGGCGTGGGCGGCACGACACCCGCAGCAATGGCTGGCGGCGGTGGATGCTGCCCGAAATACGTTTGCCTCGTTCTCGGGCTGGTTAAATTAA
- a CDS encoding response regulator, with the protein MTELPLSSFLIVEDSDEDYAALERIVRRVRPGLPVHLQRCVSAEQVLMLLNAPLVPGRPPPELPAVIVLDLNLPGLNGKVVLQAVRQHPRLKRTPVVIFSTSSNPKDIEWCYEHGANSYHVKQTDYAAFKRAVELLVDYWVEAVRLPPYPGLQGSLLEKPDGEGKTE; encoded by the coding sequence ATGACAGAACTCCCTCTTTCCTCTTTTCTCATCGTTGAAGACAGCGATGAAGACTATGCGGCTCTGGAGCGCATCGTGCGGCGGGTTCGTCCTGGGCTTCCGGTGCATCTCCAGAGGTGTGTCAGTGCCGAGCAGGTGCTGATGCTGCTCAATGCACCCTTGGTTCCCGGACGGCCGCCACCTGAGTTGCCCGCCGTCATTGTGTTGGACCTCAATCTGCCAGGATTGAATGGAAAGGTCGTCCTACAGGCTGTGCGCCAGCACCCCAGATTGAAACGGACGCCGGTGGTCATTTTCTCCACCTCCAGCAATCCCAAGGATATCGAGTGGTGCTATGAGCATGGAGCCAATTCCTATCACGTGAAGCAGACCGACTACGCCGCCTTCAAGCGTGCGGTGGAACTGCTGGTGGATTATTGGGTGGAAGCCGTTCGCTTGCCCCCCTATCCAGGTCTTCAGGGGTCCTTGTTGGAAAAGCCGGATGGTGAGGGCAAGACCGAATGA
- a CDS encoding hybrid sensor histidine kinase/response regulator: protein MLVPSPLHVLIVDDSLTDCVIFRRYLTRSASTPCEISEVSTAAQAMSFLQRTRPDCVLLDFNLPDSDGVSLVKKIIANHGQNAFGIVMLTSNHEVELAVDALQSGAHDFLPKGATNAIVLRRAVDNATEKAAIQRELETQRRALAHKNEELQSHILRLEEEASERLRAEDRLRQSEQQLRLVTDHAAVLLALCDAQSRYKFVNRPYAKRFGMEPEQIVGKHISEILGEEAFKSIAAYLDQVLAGDRVEFEVEIPYDLLGCRWMSVVYVPERNQNGEVVGLVGVMSDTTARKQAEFELENARDDALAASRAKDDFLAALSHELRTPLNPILLLSSDAAQDATLPPHVRAIFETIRKNVDLEARLIDDLLNITRISRGKMALEKLPVDVEVVLSDALANVAAEIEAKHLSLRLQRSASAHTVLGDAVRLQQVFWNILKNAVKFTPEGGSITVLTRTILEKDVVEISIIDTGIGMTMAEVGRIFDAFAQGDHAGDGGSHRFGGLGLGLAISHMLVQSHSGHIRAESRGLGEGASFIIELPLVPDICLSLQQAPTSLPAPPQGHSPVTVLLVEDHEATRTALAHLLKRRKYEVHSAASVEEALQLADQYRFDLIISDIGLPDGNGYDLMETLYSRHALRGIALTGYGMDKDVERSREVGFVSHLTKPIQVQGLEAAILSALSSASD, encoded by the coding sequence ATGCTAGTGCCAAGTCCACTTCATGTCCTGATCGTTGACGATTCGCTGACGGATTGTGTTATTTTTAGGCGGTATCTGACTCGGAGTGCATCCACTCCTTGTGAGATCAGTGAGGTTTCGACAGCCGCTCAAGCCATGAGCTTTCTTCAACGCACGAGGCCGGATTGTGTGCTGCTGGATTTCAACCTTCCGGATAGCGACGGTGTCAGTTTGGTGAAGAAGATTATCGCCAACCATGGCCAAAACGCGTTTGGTATCGTGATGCTGACCTCCAACCATGAGGTGGAGTTGGCCGTGGATGCTCTGCAGAGCGGCGCTCATGACTTTTTGCCGAAGGGTGCGACCAACGCGATCGTGCTCAGACGAGCCGTGGATAACGCCACCGAAAAGGCGGCTATCCAACGGGAGCTCGAAACCCAGCGCCGCGCCTTGGCTCATAAAAATGAAGAGCTACAGAGTCACATCCTACGCTTGGAAGAAGAAGCGTCCGAACGCCTTCGCGCGGAGGATCGCCTCCGGCAGAGTGAACAGCAATTGCGCTTGGTGACAGATCATGCGGCTGTTCTCTTGGCGCTGTGTGATGCACAAAGCCGATATAAGTTTGTGAATCGTCCCTATGCTAAGCGGTTTGGTATGGAGCCCGAGCAGATCGTGGGGAAACACATCAGCGAGATTTTGGGTGAAGAGGCATTTAAATCGATTGCCGCTTATCTGGATCAAGTCCTCGCTGGGGATCGGGTGGAGTTTGAAGTGGAGATCCCGTATGACTTGTTAGGCTGCCGTTGGATGAGCGTGGTCTATGTGCCTGAACGAAATCAAAACGGGGAGGTTGTCGGATTGGTGGGGGTGATGTCTGACACCACGGCGCGGAAGCAGGCGGAGTTCGAACTCGAAAATGCACGAGATGACGCGCTGGCGGCTTCGCGTGCGAAGGATGACTTTTTGGCCGCACTGTCTCATGAGCTGAGAACACCGCTGAATCCCATTCTGTTGCTTTCCAGTGATGCGGCTCAGGATGCCACGCTGCCTCCGCATGTCCGCGCGATCTTTGAGACCATCCGCAAAAACGTGGATCTTGAAGCTCGCCTGATTGATGATTTGCTCAATATCACTCGCATCAGTCGGGGCAAAATGGCGCTGGAGAAGCTGCCCGTCGATGTCGAGGTGGTGCTCAGTGATGCCTTGGCCAATGTCGCTGCAGAAATTGAAGCCAAGCATTTATCCTTGCGCCTTCAGCGCTCCGCTTCTGCCCACACCGTGCTTGGAGATGCGGTGCGTTTGCAGCAGGTCTTTTGGAACATTCTCAAAAACGCAGTGAAGTTTACACCGGAGGGGGGGAGCATCACGGTCCTCACGCGAACGATCTTGGAAAAAGACGTCGTCGAGATCTCCATCATCGATACCGGGATAGGCATGACAATGGCGGAGGTGGGACGAATCTTTGATGCCTTTGCTCAAGGAGATCATGCGGGGGATGGGGGCTCTCATCGGTTTGGCGGTTTGGGGCTGGGCTTAGCGATCAGCCACATGCTGGTGCAGAGCCACTCCGGCCACATCCGAGCGGAAAGTCGTGGTCTGGGTGAGGGCGCTTCGTTCATCATTGAACTGCCCCTAGTGCCAGACATCTGCCTCTCCCTGCAACAGGCACCTACTTCTTTACCAGCCCCGCCGCAAGGGCATTCGCCGGTGACCGTCTTGCTGGTGGAAGACCATGAGGCCACGCGCACGGCTTTGGCCCATCTGTTGAAACGCCGGAAGTATGAGGTGCATAGCGCAGCCTCTGTGGAAGAAGCTCTGCAATTGGCGGATCAATACAGGTTTGATCTCATCATCTCGGACATTGGTCTTCCCGATGGCAATGGCTACGATCTGATGGAAACACTGTACAGTCGTCATGCTCTCCGTGGCATTGCATTGACTGGTTACGGCATGGATAAGGACGTCGAGCGGAGCCGGGAGGTCGGTTTCGTCAGTCATTTGACCAAACCCATTCAAGTTCAGGGCCTGGAAGCTGCCATTTTATCCGCTTTGAGTTCCGCTTCAGATTGA